The DNA sequence AAATTGGCAAGATCGTGCAGCAGATTAATGCCATGGGCGTCTCAGTTATTCTCGTCGAGCAGAACGCCATGCTCGCCCTTACCATCGCCCAGCGCAGTTACGTGCTGGAAACCGGCACTGTTGTCATGCAAGGCGAGGCCCAGGAGTTACTCCAGGATGAAGGGGTGAAGAAGGCGTACCTGGGGATGTGAACAGTGAGCAGTACATCCACATAGGTATGGCAGCATCGGCTGATTTCGAGGGTACAGAGAGGGTAGAGTGGAAATTCACATTGACCCGCATACCCTGGAGCGTGCCGAAGAACGTGGCACAAATCCAGAAGAAATCAGCGACGTGATCAGCACAGGCTTCTCCATTCCGGCAAAGCATGGACGGATCGGGAAGGCCAAGATTTACGATTTTACGCGCTTAAGACCTCTACTTTCGCGTGAACCGGATGGCCATATCGCGAATTCTGCGATAGGCTGTACCGCATGGCAACAACACTCACACTCCGACACGAACGAGTTGACGACATTCCGTTGATCATTGGCGTGGCCAACCGGCTGCAATTGGCCGAGGTCCTTGACCGTCATCTGGGTACGCACAGCCTACAAGAGGGGCTGAGCAACGGCTGGCTCATCGTGGGCTGGCTCGCCTATATCTTGTCCCACGCGGACCATCGTAAGTCAGCGGTCCAGGCATGGGCCAACGCGATGCCCCACACCTTGGAACACCTGCTGGGCCAACCCATACGCACGGTGGAGTTCAGCGACGACCGTCTGGGCCGCGTCCTGCGCCGGCTCAGTGACGCCACGGCATGGG is a window from the Gemmatimonadaceae bacterium genome containing:
- a CDS encoding ABC transporter ATP-binding protein, whose protein sequence is IGKIVQQINAMGVSVILVEQNAMLALTIAQRSYVLETGTVVMQGEAQELLQDEGVKKAYLGM